The Pseudofrankia sp. DC12 region CCATCCGGACCGTCGCCGAACACCTCGACACCAGGACCCAACGCAGCCAGCACCAATGCCTGCGACAGGTGCTCGAACTCCCGTTCGCCCAACCGGCTCAAGTCGTAGTCCACAGCCCGAATCATTCAGCTTGCTCTGCCGCAACCGATCACCCGGGTCGCGGATCCTGTGTCCGTGGCCGCCGTCGCGCCAGGCGGCCCCCGAAAGACTTAGCGGCCCCGCTGACCTGGGTGAGCCGCTGCTCGCCGCCGCGCTGGATGTCGAGATCGTCCTCTTTCCAGTAGAGGAGGCCATCGACGCCGGTGAACACGAGCCGATCGTGGAGCAACCGGTCCAACTCGCCGGCAGCGGCAGCGAACTGCGCCGCCTGCACCACTGCACCGGTAGCCAGAAGCCGGAAGCCGGAACATCACCCGGTTTCGCCCGTCGAGACAAGGCAACAACTGATCGAGTGCTCATCACGGCTGCGCCGACCAGGAGGCTCGGTCCACGTCGCGCCCAGGGCGGCCATCCATGATCACTGAATACTGCACACTTTGAATAACAACACTCTGCCAGTCAAATGAGATCTATTCGAACTCAGTTGCCGGCCTGCGGCGGGCTGGGCGTCCGGGCGCAGGCGACCAGGAACCGCTTGCCCAGATCCACCCCAGCGGACCGCAGATGAGTGACCTCGTCCTTCACGTTCTCGCTGGCCACAGCCCTCTCCGTCTCCCTGACACCTCACCCGGCGGGTACCCCGGAGAGGCCAGAGGAAGAGGCGGAATCTGACACACGCGCTCTAGGCAGCGAACCGCCCTGGCGCAACCCGTGATCCCCTGATCGGCCCCCATCGCCATCCTGTAGAACGAGCTGACCCGCGTCACAGGCCCAACGGCTGACCGGGACACCCGAGATCAATTTTCCAGTACACGTGATGATCAGCGCAGCGATCCGCCCTGCCTGTAAGAACAATGGACAGTCCCACGGTGGATCGAGGCTCGACGCAGGTGGCCGAGTTCCGGAATCCCAAAGGCGGGTGGCCGGCCCCCTGTCCCGGCCACCCCGCCCAAGTCCTCCGGTTGGTCTCTGTTCAGGTGAGATGAACTGGTGCTTCATGCCGTGGGAGAAGTGGGCTCGCCGTTTGGTCCGACGCCGGTTTCCGCCGCTTCCGGGTGGGGCCGGCGGGCGGCGGGCAGACCGTCAGATGATCGCCTGGTGGGAGGCTGGACGGGGCGATCCCTCCTTCGGCTGTGAGATGGGGACGGTCAGTGGGCTCGGGAACGGCCTTCGGTGGGCCGTGCGAGTGGGGCGTGGCCGGTCAGCTGGCTTTGATCCATTCGGGCTGGGCCTTGAAGTCGGGTGTGGTGACGACTGGGGTCAGGCCGGTGCCGTCCGCGTGTACGACGGCCAGTTCGTCGGCTGGGTGGGGGTCGCCGGTGATCGTGGCGAGGCAGAACAGCAGGAGCGACCCGTCGGGTGACCAGGTGGGCGTGATCGCCGTGCGGCCCTTCGGCGGGGTGAACACGGGTCGCAGGTCGGTGCCGTCCGAGCGGACGGCCATGAGTGCGCCTGCGGCTGTCACCGATGCGGCGCCGAAGGCGATTGTCTGCCCGTCGGGTGACCAGCGTGCCGGGCCGGCTTCGACGCCGGCAGGGGTGACCTGGCGGGGCGCGGAGGCGTTGGCGGCGGCGTCGGTGAGGTAGAGCGTCCCGTGGGGGGAGCCGTCGGCGGTCGTCGCGCGCAGGAAGAGTAGCTGTGTGCCGTCGGGTGAGTAGTCCATCGGGATGTCGTGGTATCCGGCGGGCGCGACCGTGAGGCGCCGGACTGCCGGTTGGTCGACGGGGGGTGCGGTGTAGATTCCGTTGCGTCCCGGGTCCTGGTCGTCCCAGCCTTCGAAGGCCAGTTCGCGGGCGTCGCGGGACCACGCGCCCGGCCCGAGGTTGATAGTCCCGTCGGGTAGCTCAAGCGGGTGTGACGCTCCGGCGCCCTGGTAGATCGCCGTGGTGATGCGACCGTCCGCGGTGGTCGCCGACGCCAGTATCCGGGTGCCGTCGGGTGAGAATCGTGGGCAGCAACCGTCCGGTAGCTGGTTGATCTGCTGCTCGCTCGTCCCGTCGGCGTGGGCGGTGAAGACGGTCGATTCGCCGAACGGTCCACCGGCCCTGGTGAACAGGATGGTGCCCTGGAACGCGGCGGCCGGTTGTCCAGTCGACGACGACCCGCCCGACGGGGTGGGTTCGCTGTTCGCGTTGCAGGCGGTTACTACCGCGACCAGCACGAGACCGGCTGCCAGTTTTCCTAGACGAGTCATGTCGTCCTTCCCTTTTGAATCGAATGCAATGGCAGCCTCTCCCGCCGCCGGACGGCGCGCGGGAACACGGCTCCGGTCGCCGTGACGGCGAGGACCAGACCGAGGGTGAGGTGGAAGAATTCCACGTCGAGGTAGTCCTGCATGATGAGCGCCTGCCGGTCGTTCACGCCGGTCCGGCCGAAATCGTCGCCAGTACGGGGCCTCTGACACGTGGTCCGGCCGACTGGTGGACTCGAAGGCATAGTCGGAGACGAGAATCGTCGTACA contains the following coding sequences:
- a CDS encoding PD40 domain-containing protein, whose translation is MTRLGKLAAGLVLVAVVTACNANSEPTPSGGSSSTGQPAAAFQGTILFTRAGGPFGESTVFTAHADGTSEQQINQLPDGCCPRFSPDGTRILASATTADGRITTAIYQGAGASHPLELPDGTINLGPGAWSRDARELAFEGWDDQDPGRNGIYTAPPVDQPAVRRLTVAPAGYHDIPMDYSPDGTQLLFLRATTADGSPHGTLYLTDAAANASAPRQVTPAGVEAGPARWSPDGQTIAFGAASVTAAGALMAVRSDGTDLRPVFTPPKGRTAITPTWSPDGSLLLFCLATITGDPHPADELAVVHADGTGLTPVVTTPDFKAQPEWIKAS